Genomic window (Tachysurus fulvidraco isolate hzauxx_2018 chromosome 20, HZAU_PFXX_2.0, whole genome shotgun sequence):
AAGCGAGGATCAGATAAGCGCAGCAGCTAAGCAACCCGCCTAGCAGGCTTCCCACACGCAGCTAAAGCTAGATCGGAGTGTGAGCCACTCAGGGTAAAGATTACTGGGGTCATGGAATAGCCAGGGTCACCCACCTTGCCCTGCATGTGCCTCAGCTCCTCACTCAGGTGGCAGTTGACCTTGAGCAGCTGCTGGATCTTGGCCTCGGATGCATTCAAGGCGTTCTTCACCTCCATGAACTCCTGCACGGTGATGGGGCCGTCGGACAGGTCGGACGACTCCGAGCTCTGGTGTTTAGAGCGATAAGGACAGGGTGAAGCGGGAGTTTCCATACAGTCTGAACACATTACTTTGTATACAACATTTCAGTCTGAAAGACTTGCCCTTGATAAGAACAATgttattctgtaaaaaaaaaaaaaaatcgataataataataataataataataatacgttgGGTCAAATTACCGTAGTCCAGCCTTTATATGAAGTATGTACAAACTTTCTAGCAGACAAGAGAGAAAATGCATACATGTAGTAGCTACCtacgtaaataaataatagtccatccatccatccatccatccatccatccactacACCACTTATCCTACAAGGTCACgaggaacctggagcctatcctaAGAGTCTTGTGGTGCAAGGCAGGAGACCCTGGACAGGATGCAGGgtacaatcacatacacacacacacacacacacacacacacacacacacaatcccgtAATCACACTCTACgggcaatttagagatgccaatctggCTACAACGTGTGGTCTTcggactgagggaggaaaccggagtacaagGAGGAAACCCTGAGGCACGcaaatgacacaaacacacacacggtggaggcaggaatcaaactaactaaataataataatgttataaacaaATTTTGGAATGTCATCCAATTATTCAAACAaaagcaatttaaaaataaacaaacaaacaaacagtaactAACTTTATACTGAAGTCAGCTTAAAAACAAGACTAAACTGTCTTCGGAGGTTAACGACACCGAAAGTATTAGTGAAACCTAACTGGTAAGATCGAAAGCGAGTTTATTAACCACTCCGAAAAAAGGTAGCTCATTAAGCACCGAGGCTAAATGGGTTCCATTAGGTTGGAATgaggagggttttttttctgtctctgctgTTTAAAAAGTTGCCAATGGCTTCTGGGAAATTTATAGTCAAGTCGTACAATCCTTCAACCCACACCGGGCTCATCTAATAAACTTCACCAGCACTAATAAAAAGTACTGGAACAGCCCTCAGGAGGACCGTCACGGGACCGACAGCAGACGAGAGAACGGCGAGGAGCGGTTGTATATAAATGCAGGGTGAGTGTAAGCAGCTGATAAGCACAAGCTCCGTGCAATAAAAATGCAGGACGGCACGCGGTATCTCTGCGTAACAGCAGGAGGATCATGAGGATCGATTAGACCATATGATCGTGCAAAGCCGAACCAGACTGCATATGCAAATTAGGCTCCGTCGCAAGGATATTTACAGGGGAGACAAACCTTGGTCCTCTCGTCCTTCCCAGATCCAGGCTCTCGTTCTGCGTCTTCATCGGATGCCACGCTGTCATAATCAGGCTGTTCCACCTCTTGGCTCTCGCTCCCGAGGCGACTGCCGATATCTTTTAGAATCAGCTCCACGTTATctgagagaaggaaaaaggGATGAATAAGTGAGTTCTCTTTAGGTCACCTGCTATACATTTAAACTGTAATGCGggtaaaaaataagaaaaaacctGACGATAAAATAGGAACTgaaaggggaagaaaaaaaaaatgaaaaaatgaaatgaagtctgatgatgataaaatattttacaggaACTACAACagtgaaaacaggaagtaaGGGATACAATCGACAGCAGGatgttattttttgctttaacgCTTCCACTCACCCTTGACCTCCGGGGAATTCCCTTGCTGCCGGCGCTTTGCGTCAGTTAAAATGTCTATCACAAGTGTAGCAAACTCATGAGCGTTGAACCTCGCCAGCTTCTGTCGGCCCTGCGTCACAAATATTACAGCGGTCAGAGGAGAGAATCAGCATCTCAGACAGTAGTttgaagaaagagagacagacagacagacagagagagaggagagagagagagagagagagagacagacagagagacaaggacagagagagtgacaaggacagagagagagagagagagagagagagagagagagagaggagagagagatagaaacagacagacagagagaaagtcagagagagagagagagagagagagagagagacagagagacacagaaagagagaacgacagacagaaagagagagagagagagaggagagagagatagaaacagacagacagagagaaagtcagagagagagagagagagagagagagagagagacagagagaaacagacagagagagacagaaagagagaacgacagacagaaagagagagaaagagacactgaaagacagagagagagagagaaagagagagagggagagagagacagacagacagacagagagagagaggagagggagaaacagacagacagggagggagagagagacagagagaaacagacagagagaaagaaagagagaaacagacagagagagagagacagagagaaacagacagagagaaacagacagagagaaagacagacagagagaaagacagacagacagacagagagagagagagagagagtgggagagagagggagagagagggaggacaAATATAATcagcataaaaaaaattgtttgtcaCAGCATTCAGAAACTTATTGGAAAATAGTTACTAACTGATGTCTGGAGCATCACATCATCCAgtcattcattattttcctaATAAAAGGTTGTcctatcatatatatatatatatatatatatatatatatatatatatatatatatatagatatatatatatatatatatatatacacacacacacatacacaatatataaatatacacagagtattttctgataaatcagaataaataaaagcgaCTTTCTTAATGTCTATAAGATAAACTATATAGTTTCACCCAGCTTTAGAATACTAATGGCATCAAATGGACTAGTTTATAATGTCTAGAGCCCCCTGCTGGCTGCAAGTCAAActacaacaagaaaaaaaatatgatttcatttttaacaCCACAAACAACCTTTAATGATGTCTTAGAAAGctacaaaaatgtaatttaatttcatgTAACTGACATGAAACGAGTGTAGATGAAAGCGGCACCACTGGTTTACCTGGTTCCTAGTGGACGAGTATTCAGGGTTGACTGGGAGAAAGGGAACCACTGTGGTTTCAGTCACCAGAGTGCTGTGGTTCTGAGTGGCGAGCCACACTGTAATCATCAGCATAAGAAATGACCAGCAAGAACAATCAGATGAAATGGCAACCCACATGATGTACAGTGTTTCAGAGCATGGAGGACAATGACGACGCACAGAGGTAACAAATGGGTTTAATTAGCGAGATTTAGCATGATGACAAATTTTATTGACTTTCTGCCAACAATCTCCTAGTCATCGCAATACAACTATTCTGCATTAGACTGCAATACATCTAATCCAGACCACAAGCGTAGCTACTTTGTTGATTGAGGCTTCAGCTCGTAAAACCAAAAGGTGGAAGCTACAGATTTGACAAGGTGGTGATAAAGAGATGGGTTTTGTACCTGCATCAGTTTCTCTTCTGTCCACCTCATCGTAAACGTCCATGGCCAGCTCTTCAAACTGATGATTGCTGAGctggaatacaaaaaaaaaaaaaaagagctaagAGGTACAAAAGTAGCTTGTACAACCCGTCGATTAATCTGATTTGAAGTTGCGTCTCTAATGATGTACTATACACTATGCTCTCTGCTGTCTAGTGCGGTCTTCTCAGGCGAGGGCGAAAAACGTCACACGCGCGTAATGTAGCTAATGTAGCTTTAGCGTCATTTTAAAATAGTGGCACAATGCAGGCTAATTTATAACACGTATCTTCAGACGTCTCGAATATTTTTACCAGTTCGGCATCGGTGcctggtagccccgcccctttcccaCGCCGTAAACAAAACTGCGCAGTGTCTAACGTTCtactttatttatctttgtttaTTCACAGGAGTACAAGTATAAGTACAAGAGTcttggggtaaaaaaaaagttaaaaaaaaaaaaaaaagcaaaacgaagaaattcagaaatgtaataaataaataaataacatttttaaaaataaaaaaaatttaaaaaatgtaaaaaaaaaaaaaaaataactagttaatttaaatttttttttaataaataaactgataaaGGTCTGATAAATTCAGCAAAAATTACAGCAAACAATAAGAGGCTATTTATAAAATTATCGCATGCATCAGCTAAATATAGCAGATAAAGGCAAACTTAACAAAAATGTAACTTACCGATTGGAGTTTCTTTTTTGCAGCTTTAGCCAATTCGGTTAAATCCAGAGTGCTTTAatggaaacagacagaaaaaaacacactttaatgTATGCATACACTTTCCTCCTGAAAAGCCTGGAACACTGGCAAATGTTTCCTCAGAACTAAAATAATCATGCTGTGTTCTACTTACACGTTCCTTCTCCGTTTAAAGTGAGCAAGGAGAAAAATTTCATCCAAAGTTACACTGGAATTTTTTTTCACTGGAATCATTCTGTTGTAATAAAACGGTTGAAATCTTACCTGTCTACTATCTGAGGAATTATAAAATGTTGTCCATTTTTGTGatctgaaagcaaaaaaaatggtATAAAGTTAAAGTTCATGTCTCGGAAAACTGCACAACACCAGTCGTGGCGTTATATGttctcacttcctgttctctcATGACCCTAGACACCAATTTATTCGATGTAAAATGATTCTCTGCCTTGtgttataaataaacagcaggCTCATCTACAGAGGAAATAATCGCACGTCTGTGTGAAACCGTTCGGAGACGGCGGACGAAGGGACGATATGTTCGAGACGTTAAATGATCCGTTTACCTGGTTTTCTTCCACACAGGTAGAAGGCTAATCTGTCGGTCAGTTCGTATTGGATCTCCACCAGTCTGTCAGCCAGATCCTGATGACCTGCTTGTCTGTGAAGAGCAAGAAAGCCAAATCTGgatatgttttacatttacattctaatTCTTATAATGCTGGGGTCgaaatgaaatggaaatggttaataacacacaaataatatattACTTCAAGCTGCATTTCGCCTGTTTGGATCAAACCCTGGTATGAGGGACTCCTCGGTTCGGATCATTTGAGCAGATCACAGAAATCAAACCCAGGCATCTCACagttaaacatttcttttcttgttttttctgttttagtcCTTGAGGTCGGTCAGATATCCGCAGCACTACAATGTCTGCATCGTGACTCAGTTTAGAAGCTCGCATGTGCCCCAAAATACCGAAAAATCCGAATTGCTTCGAATTGCTTTGTCTCTGCAGTCGAACAATGCTGGTAAAGACAACTCAAAAATGTTTGATTCCAATGAAGTAAACATTGCAGATTTGATTGCAAAGCGAAAGTAATAAGACCTCGATCGACtgcaggaagtaaaaaaaaaaaaaaaaaagaaaaaaacttgtttattttatttatttaactaaaccACAGGAAAACTGGACAGAGCTGAATTTTGGACTCCCTGCATATTTATGtgtacaaacaaaacagaacagaacagaaacaaacatcATACGACTCAATTTCACACATCTTTACTTGCTTCACGCTAGCAGTGACTCATGCCTCTTGTGTGCGGTGAAGACGACTGACCTTGCATAATCGATAGGTGTGTTTCCGCTGCTGTCTGGAGCGCCGGGGTCTGCGCCGTACACCGTCAGGAGCTCGGCTTGGAGAAGCTGACCCGCTTTGGCCGCCACGTGTAATGGAGTGTTCCCTTTTTCCTACAGAGGACAAGAGTGTGAATGACTTTCAGgacattgtgtgttttaatcgtacttacagattaaaaaaaataaaatgacatttttttctgaagtgtgtGAGTACTCTGGACTGCTGTTAGAGCCTTATTTgcagagattgtgtgtgtgtgtgtgtgtgtgtgtgtggtgtgtgtgtgtttgtggtgcgtTTGCAGGCACGCGTGCGGCAAAAAAACGAGCCGCTCTCCTGTTGCATGCAACTGACTGAAATGTGGTGCatgcaaaagtattggcacggctgttttattttatacacctgaAGAAGCAACCAGCTAAACGCAAGCGAAAAGATTGCACTGAACCATCAAAACCATCAAAACCTTTGTACTTTAAACCTACAAGCGTTGCTCGTTGTTGTACacatttttctgacattttagaAACCACAAAACCCAAAGCTCATCTCGAAGCTCAGGTTTTAGTCGTATgttcactttaataggaacggCTGAAACCCTTACTCATTTCTGCAGGCATCCGATCAAACGATCACACAGCGGCGCAAGCGATAATGTGTTTGAGAGATTTGCACTGACTGTAGACTCGGATCACTGTTCTTGGTTAAACCTGATGTGGTTTCTTACTCTAGCGGTCCACTGGCCCGAGGTTTCGCATGTGTGTAGACGCTGTTCGGTTAGATATTTGATTCCAAGTGACATTCTCGCTTTGTTTTTTTCGCACCATATTCTGTGTATCGAGCAATTGATGTTTGAACTGAACATTCTCTCAGACTCCTTACCTGCAActgctgccatgtgattggtcTAGATTATTAATCGATCTTATCCAAATCCAGgagaaacacatttacacacagttctTAAAATCTGCTTTTTTCTATCTTGGTCACATTCTGCATGATTCATCACAAACTCAACTGAAGACTAAATTATTCTTTGTATCTAATCTGCAGCTAAACATCGGCGCCTCTGTTATTTCACAACTTTGCAAGATCAAGCTAATTTTTTCACCACAGATTTACGGTCTTCACTGGCGGgcgttaaaaaataaacaaacaaacaaacaaacaaataaatatcctGCACTTGCGATTTCACCAGAAGCAAATTACAAAGGCCAAGCACAAAAACTCTGCAAAATTGCACGACGAATTTTGAAGAAGgaaaaatcaaaaattaaataaattaattgataaaaaaaaaaatcaatctatCCTCGGCAAAATAACCAATCGTTTTGTCACGTTTCATCTCCTCTTCCCACACGTGTTACATCAAGTACTTCTAACTGGCGTCGAGggctatttatatttatttcatttttgtttaattattccaatatatatatatatatatatatatatatatatatatatatatatatatatatatatatatatatatatatacacacacacacaccagatatttcctgaattttaatttacataataGAGACTTTAACTGTGGCGAGTTTTCGAGCTGAAAATGAGTTTTTACACGGTTATCGGGGATGATCGGAGGATTCCGAAATCAGTTCAAGAATAAGTTTATTAATTTTGTACAAATTCTCACACCTGACGAGTTTATTCAAAACAAATAAGCGGCCAACGAGGTAAGTTCGGATTAGCTCGGCGCTAATTTGACGTGCTGCGGTTGTTAGCGCTGAGGAagatttgtctttttattttgtgattctttctttatgtcttttatatgttttattgtcTCTTGTATATCTATATCGTCATCTTACGGCTTTTAGTTCTTTATGGCACTTAGCTCTGAGAGAGAAAGGTTGCGGAAGAAGGTAAATTTTTGCGTGGgtgagaaaagaggaaaaaaaaattaacacccTGGGCACGTTTCTATTTCAGAGTCAGTGACACCAGACCAGAGTGGTAATGTGAAGCGTCTTATTTATAGCCGTAGACATTAATGCTTAAGCATTAATGTCTATGGCTATAAGTGTTAAGGCTGTCCGGCTATAAATGTCTACGGCTATAAGTGCATTAAGTGTTGTCATTATCCAGTCAAATCAGTTCCTTATGAAAGCATGGAATTTTCCTGAACTTAGATTATTAGCATGAAAATATTCCTgctaatttatttatcaatacatatatatacatatatatacaatatatatatatatataaagacattttaatgcCTTTGAAAAAATTTTGGATCAATCGaatcgaagaaaaaaaaaaaaaaaactttaaaagataaaaaactTACTGGATGGAAAAAGTTAGCCTGCGCTCCCAAAGACAACAGCCTGAGACACGTCTCCAGGTTCCCGGTCCGCACGCTGGAGTGGAGTtgctgtgaaaataaaaatgtaatcgtTTGCTTAAGGGTTTGAAAAAGATTCAGATAGGGTTCTTATTCAAAAGAGGAAATGTGTtaaagggagaaagaaaagaggaacTGTTTGCTCATGGTGAATTTCTGCTAAGTGGTTCTTACTTTACTCAGATCCTTCGCAGTCACACTGTCATCCTCGCGACATGGCATTCGATGAACAAACGCCAGCATCTGGTACTTGGCCTTTATGAACTCTGTTTTGTTAGGACTAAAACAAGCAGAAAGAAATGAACACTGAATTAAATGctgttataccacagcactgttgaattctctttgattctgattggtcaacacaattttttggaaggagtctccggttcCTAGGAAGTGGGACAAGCTGTTTGTCTGGTGGTTGTAGAAACTCACAATGGGAACTGCTGATGCAATGACTGTTTACTACTGCTTTAACGTAAGCGGTACGAGAAAGCAACTCATTCCACAACACATAATATAACTAtgaatgtacaaacacacacacacaaaagtgtaTGATGtgttggagaaaaaaataaaagaaaataataaaagtatctTGTGCTGCATCACCTaactgttgttgattatttttctataacaggaAGCCACCAAGTGTTTTAGGACCCTACTTAAAGTCCAACATCCTTAAACTGTCCGCAACCAAACTACTGTTGAATATATTGTACAGGATAGAGtgatttttattctattctataaacTGGATGACTTACTGTACTCTGTCCTGTGGATTGGCTTTGCGTTTTCCACTCATAATCGAGGAAGGGTCCAGAAGACTGTGCTCCCAAATTGAATTCGCCCCATTGTTATATAAAGTCTGGACCATCTGTGGGTAAAAGATTAGATTACGACCCGTATATGATTAACGAGTCACATATTCATATTCGTCCATCTCATATTCACAAAgagaaaagttaaataaatgagGAAGACCGGCAGCATGAAAGAAGCCACACGgctttattctatttttatttgaggAACCGCTACACAATGCTTCATTTCCTGATAACGACCGCAGCATGCAAAGGGAAGCGGCAtgccaaaacataaaaaaataataataataataaatggttgtgcaaaaaaacccaacagaacaaaaccacatactgtacctgtaaCTGTGATGCAGGCCACGGCGTGTGAGTCAGGTGGTGGACCTGCGAGCTGTGACGACCCAGACCTCGGTGTATACTGCAGCACTCATCACAGATTAAGACGCCTCTATTGATTGAAGCCCATCGAGGCTctgaaaaaagggaaaaatgttCACAAGAGGAAGACATCAAACGGCAGAACAGATTGCACTCGTCTGAAATCCAATTCATTATTATTGACTTTAACTTTAATGAATCTGCTGATCAGAGTTTAACATTtccctgtaaaaaaaacaaacaaacaaacaaacaaaaaaaaacttcagccTGATTACATTTATGACCAGGAATCTGAAAGCTAAACCATTTATGTGCttctataataatattgttatatattaacTGCTGTATGaatcaaaatattttcattttatttgcttcACAAAAGATTATGCTTTTTATTAGTAGCTCCCTTCCGTTGTATGCgctgtttttcattttatttttgtgtatttatacataaaatacataaagtttattattatgacTCTTCCAACACACAATGAGTATTAACCATAGCCAAAATGACGCCCGTATTCCGTCAAGGTCCCGCCTCTTTTACTCTGATTGGCTACGAAGTTTCCTGAGTGCTGGACTAAGATTCATAATTACAAGACGTTCACAAACAGACACTCAAAACAACCAATCCTAGCGCAGTGGGCGGGGCTAGTCGGAATACAGATaggaaaacaagaaagaatCCGAATTGTTATATGAcgcaaaaagcaaacaaacagaaaaaaatgttgacttaaaaaaaatatacatctgATATCTGAAAATATATCTGTCCCCGGCGTTAAGACAAAGAGCTTTTAGTATCGTATAAGCTATCAGGTTAGCCAGTCGGCTAACCAAGCAACAAGCAAAAGAAGCACAACAGTCCAACATTCATTACTGAAATaaacgctgtgtgtgtttttgtagtcaGCTGTGAATCAACCTTAGTTTTGTTATTCAGTCTGTTCACCTGAGCAGgtaataaagataaagataaagtaGTAGTTAAGCCCAGTTTAGCGCCGACTTACCAGGGGCGCTGCAATCAGCGCAGATTTCCCTGTTACGAGGCCTCATTGACATCCTTTTTACTGCACAAACTCCTCGAAACGTTTTTATTCTTTCACATTCGTGACAAGCAACACTTCTGATcgttaataaaaaaagataagcGGTGGTGAAAACCGACAGAAAGGTGTTTAAAAAGCGGAATGAATACAAACAGTTCCGCCCTTGTTCTTTGCTCCTCCACTagaacctgattttttttttttttcaacttccGGAATGCAGAGGCGACTGAGTAGGCGGAGACACCGCCCGTCAATCAAGTGACGTATTTACAtgaggatttgtttttatttatttatttg
Coding sequences:
- the git2b gene encoding ARF GTPase-activating protein GIT2b isoform X3, which gives rise to MSMRPRNREICADCSAPEPRWASINRGVLICDECCSIHRGLGRHSSQVHHLTHTPWPASQLQMVQTLYNNGANSIWEHSLLDPSSIMSGKRKANPQDRVHPNKTEFIKAKYQMLAFVHRMPCREDDSVTAKDLSKQLHSSVRTGNLETCLRLLSLGAQANFFHPEKGNTPLHVAAKAGQLLQAELLTVYGADPGAPDSSGNTPIDYARQAGHQDLADRLVEIQYELTDRLAFYLCGRKPDHKNGQHFIIPQIVDRNVTLDLTELAKAAKKKLQSLSNHQFEELAMDVYDEVDRRETDAVWLATQNHSTLVTETTVVPFLPVNPEYSSTRNQGRQKLARFNAHEFATLVIDILTDAKRRQQGNSPEVKDNVELILKDIGSRLGSESQEVEQPDYDSVASDEDAEREPGSGKDERTKSSESSDLSDGPITVQEFMEVKNALNASEAKIQQLLKVNCHLSEELRHMQGKLNSLQNENSNLKWQGTNSLAHPQEPQRRAPPRGGRAMSMYETGSGMKHYHPRADGAHPEPGSLTLQPLPPGRSGVEGKCSTSESDYDNTPNHAEPDDSRPSVPRSGGWHGEGSIPESGESEIDCVLPSTEDVISKTEQITKNIQELLRAAQENKQESFIPCSERIHLAVTEMATLFPKRPSSEMVRGSLRLLTSSASRLHGECQRAAPVDSSPADAQLVTQQLIQCAYDIAKAAKQLVTVTTKESN
- the git2b gene encoding ARF GTPase-activating protein GIT2b isoform X4, with the protein product MSMRPRNREICADCSAPEPRWASINRGVLICDECCSIHRGLGRHSSQVHHLTHTPWPASQLQMVQTLYNNGANSIWEHSLLDPSSIMSGKRKANPQDRVHPNKTEFIKAKYQMLAFVHRMPCREDDSVTAKDLSKQLHSSVRTGNLETCLRLLSLGAQANFFHPEKGNTPLHVAAKAGQLLQAELLTVYGADPGAPDSSGNTPIDYARQAGHQDLADRLVEIQYELTDRLAFYLCGRKPDHKNGQHFIIPQIVDSTLDLTELAKAAKKKLQSLSNHQFEELAMDVYDEVDRRETDAVWLATQNHSTLVTETTVVPFLPVNPEYSSTRNQGRQKLARFNAHEFATLVIDILTDAKRRQQGNSPEVKDNVELILKDIGSRLGSESQEVEQPDYDSVASDEDAEREPGSGKDERTKSSESSDLSDGPITVQEFMEVKNALNASEAKIQQLLKVNCHLSEELRHMQGKLNSLQNENSNLKWQGTNSLAHPQEPQRRAPPRGGRAMSMYETGSGMKHYHPRADGAHPEPGSLTLQPLPPGRSGVEGKCSTSESDYDNTPNHAEPDDSRPSVPRSGGWHGEGSIPESGESEIDCVLPSTEDVISKTEQITKNIQELLRAAQENKQESFIPCSERIHLAVTEMATLFPKRPSSEMVRGSLRLLTSSASRLHGECQRAAPVDSSPADAQLVTQQLIQCAYDIAKAAKQLVTVTTKESN
- the git2b gene encoding ARF GTPase-activating protein GIT2b isoform X2 gives rise to the protein MSMRPRNREICADCSAPEPRWASINRGVLICDECCSIHRGLGRHSSQVHHLTHTPWPASQLQMVQTLYNNGANSIWEHSLLDPSSIMSGKRKANPQDRVHPNKTEFIKAKYQMLAFVHRMPCREDDSVTAKDLSKQLHSSVRTGNLETCLRLLSLGAQANFFHPEKGNTPLHVAAKAGQLLQAELLTVYGADPGAPDSSGNTPIDYARQAGHQDLADRLVEIQYELTDRLAFYLCGRKPDHKNGQHFIIPQIVDSTLDLTELAKAAKKKLQSLSNHQFEELAMDVYDEVDRRETDAVWLATQNHSTLVTETTVVPFLPVNPEYSSTRNQGRQKLARFNAHEFATLVIDILTDAKRRQQGNSPEVKDNVELILKDIGSRLGSESQEVEQPDYDSVASDEDAEREPGSGKDERTKSSESSDLSDGPITVQEFMEVKNALNASEAKIQQLLKVNCHLSEELRHMQGKLNSLQNENSNLKWQGTNSLAHPQEPQRRAPPRGGRAMSMYETGSGMKHYHPRADGAHPEPGSLTLQPLPPGIGKGSSMGASSLPTFPSTLSWAWDERAQRRSGVEGKCSTSESDYDNTPNHAEPDDSRPSVPRSGGWHGEGSIPESGESEIDCVLPSTEDVISKTEQITKNIQELLRAAQENKQESFIPCSERIHLAVTEMATLFPKRPSSEMVRGSLRLLTSSASRLHGECQRAAPVDSSPADAQLVTQQLIQCAYDIAKAAKQLVTVTTKESN
- the git2b gene encoding ARF GTPase-activating protein GIT2b isoform X6, giving the protein MSMRPRNREICADCSAPEPRWASINRGVLICDECCSIHRGLGRHSSQVHHLTHTPWPASQLQMVQTLYNNGANSIWEHSLLDPSSIMSGKRKANPQDRVHPNKTEFIKAKYQMLAFVHRMPCREDDSVTAKDLSKQLHSSVRTGNLETCLRLLSLGAQANFFHPEKGNTPLHVAAKAGQLLQAELLTVYGADPGAPDSSGNTPIDYARQAGHQDLADRLVEIQYELTDRLAFYLCGRKPDHKNGQHFIIPQIVDRNVTLDLTELAKAAKKKLQSLSNHQFEELAMDVYDEVDRRETDAVWLATQNHSTLVTETTVVPFLPVNPEYSSTRNQGRQKLARFNAHEFATLVIDILTDAKRRQQGNSPEVKDNVELILKDIGSRLGSESQEVEQPDYDSVASDEDAEREPGSGKDERTKSSESSDLSDGPITVQEFMEVKNALNASEAKIQQLLKVNCHLSEELRHMQGKRSGVEGKCSTSESDYDNTPNHAEPDDSRPSVPRSGGWHGEGSIPESGESEIDCVLPSTEDVISKTEQITKNIQELLRAAQENKQESFIPCSERIHLAVTEMATLFPKRPSSEMVRGSLRLLTSSASRLHGECQRAAPVDSSPADAQLVTQQLIQCAYDIAKAAKQLVTVTTKESN
- the git2b gene encoding ARF GTPase-activating protein GIT2b isoform X1, with translation MSMRPRNREICADCSAPEPRWASINRGVLICDECCSIHRGLGRHSSQVHHLTHTPWPASQLQMVQTLYNNGANSIWEHSLLDPSSIMSGKRKANPQDRVHPNKTEFIKAKYQMLAFVHRMPCREDDSVTAKDLSKQLHSSVRTGNLETCLRLLSLGAQANFFHPEKGNTPLHVAAKAGQLLQAELLTVYGADPGAPDSSGNTPIDYARQAGHQDLADRLVEIQYELTDRLAFYLCGRKPDHKNGQHFIIPQIVDRNVTLDLTELAKAAKKKLQSLSNHQFEELAMDVYDEVDRRETDAVWLATQNHSTLVTETTVVPFLPVNPEYSSTRNQGRQKLARFNAHEFATLVIDILTDAKRRQQGNSPEVKDNVELILKDIGSRLGSESQEVEQPDYDSVASDEDAEREPGSGKDERTKSSESSDLSDGPITVQEFMEVKNALNASEAKIQQLLKVNCHLSEELRHMQGKLNSLQNENSNLKWQGTNSLAHPQEPQRRAPPRGGRAMSMYETGSGMKHYHPRADGAHPEPGSLTLQPLPPGIGKGSSMGASSLPTFPSTLSWAWDERAQRRSGVEGKCSTSESDYDNTPNHAEPDDSRPSVPRSGGWHGEGSIPESGESEIDCVLPSTEDVISKTEQITKNIQELLRAAQENKQESFIPCSERIHLAVTEMATLFPKRPSSEMVRGSLRLLTSSASRLHGECQRAAPVDSSPADAQLVTQQLIQCAYDIAKAAKQLVTVTTKESN
- the git2b gene encoding ARF GTPase-activating protein GIT2b isoform X5, which encodes MSMRPRNREICADCSAPEPRWASINRGVLICDECCSIHRGLGRHSSQVHHLTHTPWPASQLQMVQTLYNNGANSIWEHSLLDPSSIMSGKRKANPQDRVHPNKTEFIKAKYQMLAFVHRMPCREDDSVTAKDLSKQLHSSVRTGNLETCLRLLSLGAQANFFHPEKGNTPLHVAAKAGQLLQAELLTVYGADPGAPDSSGNTPIDYARQAGHQDLADRLVEIQYELTDRLAFYLCGRKPDHKNGQHFIIPQIVDRNVTLDLTELAKAAKKKLQSLSNHQFEELAMDVYDEVDRRETDAVWLATQNHSTLVTETTVVPFLPVNPEYSSTRNQGRQKLARFNAHEFATLVIDILTDAKRRQQGNSPEVKDNVELILKDIGSRLGSESQEVEQPDYDSVASDEDAEREPGSGKDERTKLNSLQNENSNLKWQGTNSLAHPQEPQRRAPPRGGRAMSMYETGSGMKHYHPRADGAHPEPGSLTLQPLPPGIGKGSSMGASSLPTFPSTLSWAWDERAQRRSGVEGKCSTSESDYDNTPNHAEPDDSRPSVPRSGGWHGEGSIPESGESEIDCVLPSTEDVISKTEQITKNIQELLRAAQENKQESFIPCSERIHLAVTEMATLFPKRPSSEMVRGSLRLLTSSASRLHGECQRAAPVDSSPADAQLVTQQLIQCAYDIAKAAKQLVTVTTKESN